One Onthophagus taurus isolate NC chromosome 4, IU_Otau_3.0, whole genome shotgun sequence DNA window includes the following coding sequences:
- the LOC139429685 gene encoding uncharacterized protein, which translates to MTNTFSVFYTVNTPNIPTDASVTASKPLSANHQTTEKIDSYKGIPDKCPSRCHLLINNKNPDIFSCSLCHQTTSIYNIPFKYSSEEIIVSNNQPMDYYVTKMKEVFLRQPIAKQEDNHKWDNFLNGNNSTVNGWSKAISTRTCTFCRRNSEGREFYESHSLKDSTGKVSCPVLRALKYPYCYADGYNAHTRKYCPLYKSVNETLPEPRRLANGTLASASNHK; encoded by the coding sequence ATGACTAACACATTTTCCGTATTTTATACAGTGAATACTCCAAACATTCCAACTGATGCTTCAGTAACAGCTTCAAAGCCACTCTCTGCCAATCATCAAACTACTGAAAAGATTGATAGCTACAAAGGAATTCCTGATAAATGTCCATCACGTTGTCATTTgttaattaacaacaaaaacccTGATATATTTTCCTGTTCGCTCTGTCACCAGACCACCAGCATCTATAACattccttttaaatattcatcagAAGAGATCATAGTTAGCAATAATCAACCAATGGATTATTACgtgacaaaaatgaaagaggtaTTTTTAAGACAACCTATCGCCAAACAGGAAGATAATCATAAGTGGGATAATTTTCTCAATGGAAACAATTCTACCGTAAACGGGTGGTCAAAAGCCATATCAACAAGAACTTGTACGTTTTGTCGAAGAAATTCAGAGGGGCGagaattttatgaaagtcaTTCGTTGAAAGATTCCACAGGTAAAGTTTCATGTCCGGTTTTGAGAGCGTTGAAGTATCCGTATTGTTATGCAGATGGTTATAATGCTCATACTAGAAAGTATTGTCCACTGTATAAATCCGTCAATGAAACACTACCAGAACCTAGAAGGTTGGCTAATGGCACGTTGGCATCAGCTAGCAATCACAAGTAA